A window of the Cystobacter fuscus genome harbors these coding sequences:
- a CDS encoding transposase has protein sequence MKRRAPGGRTRPGGRVHANDRQGLERLCRYGARGALALERLSRAEDGRIAYRMKRPLPDGTTHLLFTGLELLRRLASLVPPPRANLTRFHGVFAPGSKLRPFLVPQAGEEGASEEPEAALSKEPKKKRTPRVDQAQLLRTFGVDVFTCAGCGGKRRVLAYLMASS, from the coding sequence GTGAAGAGAAGGGCACCAGGGGGTCGCACGCGGCCGGGCGGCCGTGTTCACGCCAACGACAGGCAGGGGCTGGAGCGGCTGTGCCGCTATGGAGCACGCGGAGCGTTGGCGCTGGAGCGTTTGTCACGAGCGGAGGACGGCCGCATCGCTTATCGGATGAAGCGCCCGCTGCCGGACGGCACCACGCACCTGCTCTTCACCGGGTTGGAGTTGCTGCGTCGCCTGGCATCCCTGGTGCCTCCGCCTCGGGCAAACCTCACGAGGTTCCACGGCGTCTTCGCTCCAGGCTCGAAACTGCGGCCATTTCTGGTCCCCCAAGCAGGAGAGGAGGGGGCGAGCGAGGAACCTGAGGCAGCGCTCAGCAAGGAGCCGAAGAAGAAGAGGACGCCGCGAGTGGACCAGGCGCAACTGCTGAGGACGTTCGGCGTGGACGTCTTCACCTGTGCCGGGTGTGGAGGCAAGCGCCGGGTATTGGCATACCTGATGGCCTCCTCATAA
- a CDS encoding nitroreductase family protein, producing MNAPNTSEKLLDLRYGEQDKPRNMRWNSTIEALLEHRSVRNYLPEPLPEGAIEAMVAAAQSASNSSNLHQWSVVVVTDVALKARIAECSRTSGSGNPYIEKAPALLLWVADLSRNNRIATADGQSAVVHEYLDALIMSTIDTALAAQNATIAAESLGLGVCYLGAMRNNAQAVAELIGLPRFSVVVFGLLVGVPDPSVPTRIRPRPSQAVVLHHNRYDVERSLRELASYEPAFAAFRAELGMNQKTWKDAARLSAVDMAYMDGRENLRGTVEQAGFKLR from the coding sequence ATGAACGCACCGAACACCAGCGAGAAGCTGCTCGACCTCCGGTACGGCGAGCAGGACAAGCCGCGGAACATGCGGTGGAACAGCACCATCGAGGCGCTGCTCGAGCACCGCAGCGTTCGCAACTACCTGCCCGAGCCGCTCCCCGAGGGAGCGATCGAGGCCATGGTGGCGGCGGCGCAATCCGCGTCCAATTCTTCCAACCTGCACCAGTGGAGCGTGGTCGTCGTCACCGATGTGGCACTCAAGGCGCGCATTGCTGAATGTTCGCGAACCAGCGGCTCCGGCAACCCCTACATCGAAAAAGCCCCCGCGCTCCTGCTGTGGGTGGCCGACCTCTCACGCAACAATAGGATTGCCACCGCCGACGGCCAGTCCGCCGTGGTTCACGAGTACCTCGACGCCCTGATCATGAGCACCATCGACACCGCGCTCGCGGCGCAGAACGCCACGATCGCGGCCGAATCCCTCGGCCTGGGCGTGTGCTACCTGGGCGCGATGCGCAACAACGCGCAGGCCGTTGCCGAGTTGATCGGACTGCCCAGATTCAGTGTCGTCGTCTTCGGTTTGCTGGTGGGCGTCCCCGATCCCTCGGTGCCCACCCGCATCCGCCCCCGCCCGAGCCAGGCGGTCGTCCTGCATCACAACCGCTATGACGTCGAACGCTCCCTGCGAGAACTCGCCAGCTATGAGCCGGCCTTCGCGGCCTTTCGCGCGGAGCTCGGAATGAACCAGAAGACCTGGAAGGACGCGGCAAGACTCTCGGCGGTCGACATGGCCTACATGGACGGCCGGGAGAATCTGCGCGGCACGGTGGAACAGGCAGGCTTCAAACTGCGCTGA
- a CDS encoding DEAD/DEAH box helicase — protein MSVTAELLEAVREEARPDTWSAGMGLARAGAVSVQSVGEEEAVLRVRAAGRPAPLRTVLYPEDEIWECDCRGRVDPCEHVVAAAIVLHQSRTQAAAAPRPAARPMPAPNRLAPNRPPPAQTPTAQAGPRPGTAPKPERMVYRFKRVDGGLQLERLLVRPDNTARLLARSLASLLANPVEAARIHVEPCDLLADKLLSRPTKGALPPERLGALLRVLEPARTVIFDGALVSVSSEPLLPRVTVEDRGEQTVLKIEKDPRISEVVSAGVALCGGALCPLGEQGLTGAWLESLPQEKSFSPAQMGDFTGKVLPDLARRMPVDVKSQRLPPIDRTLEPRISVELNQLDSGLSVLPTLVYGAPPSVRIDNGRMVYLKGAVPVRDEAAEQKLVHQLRDELNMVPGRRVTVQGKEAVQLADKLRRWRGDLTGDAARVVSPHVQLRPVLSVDAGASRDGVPQVGFSFDFQVEGAGDGAPRSVDAGAVMRAWEEGLGLVPLEGGGWAPLPTDWLKTHGQRVADLLAARGKDGRLANHAIPQLTGLCEALEHPPPPGLERLAPLVQGFEKLPDARLPEDLTATLRPYQLQGLSWLTFLRQAGLGGVLADDMGLGKTLQTICTLGPGSLVVAPTSVLPNWEAEVKRFRPSLKVSVYHGPGRALDETADVTLTTYALLRLDAEVLGAKEWDTVVLDEAQAIKNPDSQVARAAYGLRAAFRVALSGTPIENRLEELWSLMHFTNQGLLGGRKEFEERWARPVSDNQKGAAERLRARIRPFVLRRLKRDVAPELPPRTESVRHVTLSERERAVYDAVYAATREEVVSQLEEGGSVLKALEALLRLRQAACHPALVPGQQAKTSSKVEALIEALGTAVADGHKALVFSQWTSMLDLIEPALREAGIGFIRLDGGTANRGAVAERFQDPEGPPVMLISLKAGATGLNLTAADHVFLVDPWWNPSVEAQAADRAHRIGQQRPVMVYRLVSRGTVEEKILTLQEKKRALFESALGGASGGAAITRADLMQLLD, from the coding sequence ATGTCAGTGACCGCGGAGTTGCTCGAAGCCGTCCGGGAGGAAGCGCGCCCGGACACCTGGTCCGCTGGTATGGGCCTGGCCCGCGCGGGCGCCGTCTCGGTGCAGTCCGTCGGAGAGGAAGAGGCCGTCCTGCGGGTGCGCGCCGCGGGCAGGCCGGCGCCCCTGAGAACCGTGCTCTACCCGGAGGACGAGATCTGGGAGTGTGATTGCCGCGGCCGGGTGGATCCCTGTGAGCACGTGGTGGCGGCGGCCATCGTCCTCCACCAATCGCGGACCCAGGCCGCTGCCGCGCCGCGTCCCGCCGCGCGGCCCATGCCCGCTCCGAACCGGCTCGCTCCGAACCGACCCCCTCCCGCCCAGACCCCCACGGCCCAGGCCGGTCCGCGCCCGGGCACCGCGCCGAAGCCGGAGCGCATGGTGTACCGCTTCAAGCGCGTGGACGGAGGTCTGCAACTCGAGCGCCTGCTGGTGCGTCCGGACAACACCGCTCGGCTGCTCGCGCGCAGTCTGGCGTCGCTGCTGGCCAACCCCGTGGAGGCGGCGCGGATCCACGTGGAGCCGTGCGATCTGCTCGCGGACAAGCTGCTGTCGCGGCCCACGAAGGGCGCGCTTCCGCCCGAGCGGCTCGGCGCGCTGCTGCGCGTGCTGGAGCCCGCGCGCACGGTGATCTTCGACGGCGCGCTGGTGTCCGTGTCGAGCGAGCCCCTCCTGCCGCGCGTCACCGTGGAGGATCGCGGAGAGCAGACGGTGCTCAAGATCGAGAAGGATCCGCGCATCTCCGAGGTGGTCAGTGCCGGGGTGGCGCTATGCGGGGGCGCGCTCTGTCCGCTCGGCGAGCAGGGCCTCACCGGCGCGTGGCTGGAGAGCCTGCCCCAGGAGAAGAGCTTCTCGCCCGCGCAGATGGGGGACTTCACCGGCAAGGTGCTGCCGGACCTCGCGCGGCGCATGCCGGTGGACGTGAAGAGCCAGCGGCTGCCGCCCATCGATCGCACGCTCGAGCCGCGCATCTCCGTGGAGCTGAATCAGCTCGACTCCGGGCTCTCGGTGTTGCCCACCCTGGTGTACGGCGCGCCGCCCTCGGTGCGCATCGACAACGGGCGCATGGTGTACCTCAAGGGCGCGGTGCCCGTGCGCGACGAGGCCGCCGAGCAGAAGCTCGTCCACCAGTTGCGCGACGAGCTGAACATGGTGCCCGGCCGGCGCGTGACGGTGCAGGGCAAGGAGGCGGTGCAGCTCGCCGACAAGCTGCGGCGCTGGCGTGGCGACCTCACCGGAGACGCGGCACGCGTGGTGAGCCCCCACGTGCAACTGCGCCCCGTGCTGTCGGTGGACGCGGGCGCCTCGCGTGATGGGGTGCCCCAGGTGGGCTTCTCGTTCGACTTCCAGGTGGAGGGCGCGGGTGATGGCGCGCCCCGCTCGGTGGACGCGGGCGCGGTGATGCGCGCGTGGGAGGAGGGGCTCGGGCTGGTGCCGCTGGAGGGCGGCGGGTGGGCGCCCCTGCCCACCGATTGGCTGAAGACGCACGGCCAGCGCGTGGCGGACCTGCTGGCCGCGCGGGGGAAGGATGGGCGGCTCGCCAACCATGCCATCCCCCAGCTCACCGGGCTGTGCGAGGCGCTGGAGCACCCCCCTCCGCCCGGGCTCGAGCGGCTGGCGCCCCTGGTCCAGGGCTTCGAGAAGCTGCCGGACGCGCGGCTGCCCGAGGATCTCACCGCCACGTTGCGCCCCTACCAGCTCCAGGGCCTGAGCTGGCTCACCTTTCTGCGACAGGCGGGACTGGGCGGCGTGCTCGCGGACGACATGGGTCTGGGCAAGACGCTGCAGACGATCTGCACGCTGGGGCCGGGCTCGTTGGTGGTGGCGCCCACGAGCGTGCTGCCCAACTGGGAGGCGGAGGTGAAACGCTTCCGGCCCTCGCTGAAGGTGTCCGTCTATCACGGCCCCGGCCGCGCCCTGGACGAGACGGCTGACGTGACGCTCACCACCTACGCGCTGTTGCGCCTGGACGCGGAGGTGCTGGGCGCGAAGGAGTGGGACACGGTGGTGCTGGACGAGGCCCAGGCCATCAAGAACCCGGACAGCCAGGTGGCGCGCGCGGCGTACGGGCTGCGGGCCGCCTTCCGGGTGGCCTTGAGCGGCACGCCCATCGAGAACCGGCTCGAGGAGCTCTGGAGCCTGATGCACTTCACCAACCAGGGGCTGCTCGGGGGGCGCAAGGAGTTCGAGGAGCGGTGGGCGCGGCCCGTGTCGGACAACCAGAAGGGCGCGGCCGAGCGGTTGCGCGCGCGCATCCGTCCCTTCGTCCTGCGCAGGCTCAAGCGGGACGTGGCGCCCGAGCTGCCGCCGCGCACCGAGTCCGTGCGGCACGTCACGCTGAGCGAGCGGGAGCGCGCCGTCTATGACGCGGTGTACGCCGCCACACGCGAGGAGGTGGTGTCCCAGCTCGAGGAGGGGGGCAGCGTGCTCAAGGCGCTGGAGGCGCTGCTGCGGCTGCGCCAGGCGGCGTGCCACCCCGCGCTCGTGCCGGGACAGCAGGCGAAGACGTCCTCCAAGGTGGAGGCGCTCATCGAGGCGCTCGGCACCGCGGTGGCGGATGGGCACAAGGCGCTCGTCTTCTCGCAGTGGACGTCCATGTTGGATCTCATCGAGCCGGCGCTGCGGGAGGCGGGCATCGGCTTCATCCGGCTGGACGGCGGCACGGCCAATCGCGGTGCCGTGGCCGAGCGGTTCCAGGATCCGGAGGGCCCACCGGTGATGTTGATCTCGCTCAAGGCGGGCGCCACGGGACTCAACCTCACGGCGGCGGACCACGTCTTCCTGGTGGACCCGTGGTGGAACCCGTCGGTGGAGGCGCAGGCGGCGGACCGCGCGCACCGCATCGGCCAGCAGCGGCCGGTGATGGTGTACCGGCTGGTGTCCCGGGGCACGGTGGAGGAGAAGATCCTCACCCTGCAGGAGAAGAAGCGGGCGCTCTTCGAGTCCGCGCTCGGCGGAGCCTCGGGGGGAGCGGCCATCACCCGGGCGGACCTCATGCAACTGCTCGACTGA
- a CDS encoding ISL3 family transposase, protein MAGPRLREVLGRVLRIQGLSVQGARLEAKGVVVEVRPRQRKPRCGVCGRPAPGYDASPGRLWRHLALGQTIFWLHYAPRRVHCREHGVRVERVAWAAHDSSFTRAFEELVAWQAQRLDKSSICRLLGINWRTVGTIIERIVEERLSPGRLEGLQIIGVDELGWKAGHKYVSLVVDHLRSRVVWVGEGKNEETLDAFFDELGEERTKELTHATMDLSAAFSKAVGNRAPHVRKVFDRFHVQKLANEALDTVRRQEVREQAGSQEGKALKQSRWALLKNPWNLTVRQGEKLSELKKTNQTLYRAYLLKESLARGMDYVQPKRASEHLDKWCQWASHSRLAPFAKLAKTVQRHKDGILAYVETGLSNGVVEGINNKIRALSRRAYGFRNPKAFRAMILLCCGGMEFTPPLPVAA, encoded by the coding sequence GTGGCGGGGCCAAGGCTGCGAGAGGTGCTGGGGCGGGTGTTGCGCATCCAGGGGCTGAGTGTGCAAGGGGCCCGGCTGGAGGCCAAGGGAGTGGTGGTGGAGGTGCGCCCGCGCCAGCGCAAGCCTCGCTGCGGAGTGTGCGGCCGGCCCGCCCCCGGCTACGACGCGAGCCCTGGGCGGTTGTGGCGGCACCTGGCGCTGGGACAAACCATCTTCTGGCTGCATTACGCCCCGCGCCGTGTGCACTGCCGCGAGCATGGGGTGAGAGTGGAGCGGGTGGCCTGGGCGGCGCACGACTCGAGCTTCACGCGGGCCTTCGAGGAGCTGGTGGCCTGGCAGGCGCAACGCCTGGACAAGTCCTCCATCTGCCGGCTGCTGGGCATCAACTGGCGCACGGTGGGCACCATCATCGAGCGCATTGTCGAGGAGCGCCTGTCGCCAGGCCGCCTGGAGGGGTTGCAAATCATTGGAGTGGACGAGCTGGGCTGGAAAGCCGGGCACAAGTACGTGAGCCTGGTGGTGGACCACCTGCGCTCGCGAGTCGTCTGGGTGGGAGAGGGGAAGAACGAAGAGACCCTGGACGCCTTCTTCGACGAGCTGGGAGAGGAGAGGACGAAGGAGTTGACGCACGCGACGATGGACCTGTCGGCGGCCTTCAGCAAGGCGGTGGGCAACCGTGCCCCACATGTGCGCAAGGTGTTCGACCGGTTCCACGTGCAGAAGCTGGCGAACGAAGCGCTGGATACGGTGCGCCGGCAAGAGGTGCGCGAGCAGGCGGGGAGCCAGGAGGGAAAGGCGCTCAAACAGAGCCGCTGGGCGTTGCTGAAGAATCCGTGGAACCTGACGGTGCGCCAGGGAGAGAAGCTCAGCGAGTTGAAGAAGACGAACCAGACGCTCTACCGGGCCTATCTGCTCAAGGAAAGCCTGGCACGGGGCATGGACTACGTGCAGCCCAAGCGAGCCTCGGAGCACCTGGACAAGTGGTGTCAATGGGCCAGCCACTCCAGGCTCGCCCCCTTCGCGAAGCTGGCGAAGACAGTCCAGCGGCACAAGGACGGCATTCTCGCCTACGTGGAGACGGGACTGAGCAACGGAGTGGTGGAGGGAATCAACAACAAGATTCGAGCCCTCAGCCGCCGCGCCTATGGCTTCCGCAATCCCAAGGCATTCAGGGCGATGATACTGCTGTGCTGCGGGGGCATGGAGTTCACTCCGCCGTTGCCAGTAGCGGCATAG
- a CDS encoding IS1182 family transposase, whose translation MTLAVSPPKVTGEIARWTPPRELNEQEQQIVERMSRNGKLFAFLRLNRHKLMDEAFQAELASMYRQTGAGKVAIAPGLMAMAILLQGYMGVSDATLVELTVFDLRVQMVLGWLGHSEPAFSQGSLYEFRQRLMRNQMDRRLLEKTVEVAREQKEFGERKLKTLLRVAIDSKPLEGAGRVEDTINLVGHAARKVMMCVAKLLGCSKQQACREAGIPLLLEKSIKKGLDVDWSEAGQKKKALQALLEQVESMMSWLRKNLAEEMEEEPLREHVQTLEQIRKQDLEPDPEGGGVRVRQQVAEERRVSVEDGEMRHGRKSKSKRFNGFKQHVATALDEELILACAVTPANRPEAEATPALEKDMEKQGVKIDELHIDRGYINSSIVDSVLEEGGEVLSKPWKARNGELFAKSDFKIDMRSRTITCPEGKTMRFELGKTVEFATKDCETCPLREKCTQAQIGQGRTVAISEDEALQHKLRKLMKTPAGRERLRKRVGVEHRQAHIARRQGRRARYRGVRKNVFDLRRAASIQNLETWQRHLELSQQQVG comes from the coding sequence ATGACCTTAGCCGTCAGTCCGCCGAAGGTGACCGGAGAGATAGCTCGATGGACTCCTCCGCGGGAGTTGAACGAGCAAGAGCAACAGATTGTCGAACGGATGAGCCGTAACGGCAAGCTGTTCGCTTTTCTGCGTCTGAATCGGCACAAGCTGATGGATGAGGCTTTTCAGGCGGAACTGGCCTCCATGTACCGCCAGACAGGAGCAGGGAAAGTGGCTATAGCACCCGGGCTGATGGCAATGGCAATACTCTTACAGGGATACATGGGAGTGTCGGATGCCACCCTGGTGGAACTGACGGTCTTCGACTTGAGAGTGCAGATGGTGTTGGGCTGGTTGGGTCACAGCGAGCCGGCGTTCTCCCAGGGCTCGTTGTATGAGTTTCGTCAGCGGCTGATGAGAAACCAAATGGACCGGCGCCTCCTGGAGAAGACAGTCGAGGTGGCGCGGGAACAGAAAGAGTTCGGTGAGCGAAAGCTCAAGACGCTGTTGCGAGTGGCGATTGACTCAAAGCCACTGGAGGGAGCTGGCCGGGTAGAGGACACCATCAACCTGGTAGGACACGCAGCGCGCAAGGTGATGATGTGCGTGGCGAAGCTGCTGGGATGTTCCAAGCAGCAGGCCTGCCGAGAGGCGGGTATTCCCTTGTTGTTGGAAAAAAGTATCAAGAAGGGATTGGATGTGGACTGGAGCGAAGCGGGGCAGAAAAAGAAAGCGCTGCAAGCCCTGCTCGAGCAAGTGGAAAGCATGATGTCCTGGCTAAGAAAGAATCTGGCAGAGGAGATGGAAGAGGAGCCTTTGAGGGAACACGTTCAGACTCTCGAGCAGATTCGCAAGCAGGACCTGGAGCCGGACCCAGAAGGAGGAGGTGTCCGCGTTCGCCAGCAAGTGGCGGAAGAGAGACGAGTGTCGGTAGAAGATGGGGAGATGCGTCATGGACGCAAGAGCAAAAGCAAGCGCTTCAACGGATTCAAGCAGCATGTGGCCACGGCGCTGGACGAAGAACTCATCCTGGCATGTGCTGTGACGCCCGCCAACCGACCTGAAGCGGAGGCAACACCGGCGCTTGAGAAGGACATGGAGAAGCAAGGAGTGAAGATTGACGAGTTACACATAGACCGGGGGTATATCAACAGCAGTATCGTGGACAGCGTGCTCGAGGAGGGAGGGGAAGTGCTGAGCAAGCCGTGGAAGGCACGCAATGGGGAGTTGTTCGCGAAGTCAGACTTCAAAATAGATATGCGAAGCCGGACCATCACGTGTCCGGAGGGGAAGACAATGCGCTTCGAACTGGGAAAGACAGTCGAATTCGCGACAAAGGACTGTGAGACTTGTCCATTGCGCGAGAAATGTACACAAGCCCAGATAGGACAAGGACGGACTGTGGCAATCAGTGAAGATGAAGCGCTCCAGCACAAGTTGCGCAAATTAATGAAGACACCTGCTGGGCGAGAGCGACTCAGGAAGCGAGTAGGGGTGGAACATCGACAAGCCCATATAGCGCGACGACAGGGGCGTCGTGCGCGCTATCGGGGCGTGCGTAAGAACGTCTTTGATCTACGACGTGCGGCCAGCATCCAGAATTTGGAGACATGGCAACGCCATCTAGAGTTGTCCCAGCAGCAGGTGGGATGA
- a CDS encoding zinc-binding dehydrogenase: MLRVEACGVCHGENVAIEGHWPGVQYPRIPGHEVIGVIEKLGPEVSGWAVGQRVGVGWGGGHGQVTGLTVDGGYAEYMAAFTDALVVIPEGLSAVQAAPLMCAGVTTFTALRQSKARMGDVVAIQGIGGLGHLAIQYARRAGFRTVAISRGRQKEALARQLGPTNYIDTETQDVGQALKALGGAKVVIATAPNAKAIAAVVGGLAMDGEVVIVAGSGEKMELSPVQLLSRLSVRGWVAEEGARDIDATVRFSVLTGVEPLIELFPLEQATEAYARMMKADVRFRSVLKIS, translated from the coding sequence TTGCTGCGCGTCGAGGCGTGCGGCGTGTGCCATGGAGAGAACGTGGCCATTGAAGGCCATTGGCCCGGCGTGCAGTACCCGCGCATCCCCGGCCACGAGGTCATCGGCGTCATCGAGAAGCTCGGGCCCGAGGTGAGCGGCTGGGCGGTGGGCCAGCGGGTCGGCGTGGGTTGGGGCGGAGGCCACGGGCAGGTGACGGGCCTCACGGTGGACGGAGGCTACGCGGAGTACATGGCGGCCTTCACGGACGCGCTCGTGGTGATTCCCGAGGGGCTCAGCGCCGTGCAGGCCGCGCCGCTCATGTGCGCCGGCGTCACCACCTTCACGGCGCTGCGGCAGAGCAAGGCACGGATGGGCGATGTCGTGGCCATCCAGGGCATCGGCGGGCTGGGGCACCTGGCCATCCAGTACGCGCGCAGGGCGGGCTTCCGCACCGTGGCCATCTCGCGCGGCCGTCAGAAGGAGGCGCTCGCGCGCCAGCTGGGGCCCACGAACTACATCGACACCGAGACCCAGGACGTGGGCCAGGCGCTCAAGGCCCTGGGCGGCGCGAAGGTGGTCATCGCGACGGCGCCCAACGCCAAGGCGATTGCCGCGGTGGTGGGCGGCCTCGCCATGGATGGCGAGGTGGTCATCGTCGCGGGCTCGGGCGAGAAGATGGAGCTGTCGCCGGTGCAGCTGCTGAGCCGGCTCTCGGTGCGGGGCTGGGTGGCCGAGGAGGGCGCGCGCGACATCGACGCGACCGTGCGCTTCAGCGTGCTCACGGGCGTCGAGCCCCTCATCGAGCTCTTCCCGCTGGAGCAGGCCACCGAGGCCTATGCGCGCATGATGAAGGCGGACGTGCGCTTCCGCTCGGTGCTCAAGATTTCGTGA
- a CDS encoding ATP-dependent helicase HrpA, with translation MAPQAAASTEPMKEKTPRVDWAELLKRTFALDVFACARCGGRRKVLAYVTAPAGVRSILEHLGLPTQALKWAPARGPPQQAWC, from the coding sequence GTGGCGCCCCAGGCAGCGGCCAGCACGGAGCCGATGAAGGAGAAGACGCCGCGAGTAGACTGGGCCGAGTTGCTCAAGAGGACGTTCGCGCTGGACGTGTTCGCCTGCGCCCGCTGTGGAGGCAGGCGAAAGGTGCTGGCGTATGTGACGGCCCCGGCAGGGGTGCGCTCGATATTGGAGCACCTGGGACTTCCCACGCAGGCTCTGAAGTGGGCCCCGGCCCGGGGACCACCCCAGCAGGCGTGGTGCTGA
- a CDS encoding LysR family transcriptional regulator: MDQFAAIRLFLRVVETGSLTRAAAQLGMPKSSASKLLSELEGHLGVKLLSRSTRVVKLTGEGSEYYQQVSPILLRLSEVDAEVRERGSGLRGRVRVDVHSSMANAHLIPLLGEFRALHPHIQLMVGVSDRPISLVEEAADCVIRLGKIADASLIARVIFEDRLITCASPAYLSRKGTPADPPALKTGHELVGYFSALTGERVPLVFRRGDALYEFETADVMSNDSTGHLSMILAGLGVGQAYGSTVRAHLEQGVLVPVLRDWETHTAPVSVLYPQARKRNKRVRVFIDWLVERLARELA, translated from the coding sequence ATGGATCAGTTCGCCGCCATTCGTTTGTTCCTGCGCGTCGTCGAGACCGGTTCGCTGACACGCGCGGCGGCGCAACTCGGCATGCCGAAGTCCAGTGCGAGCAAGTTGTTGTCGGAACTCGAAGGCCACCTGGGGGTCAAGCTGTTGAGCCGCTCCACGCGGGTCGTGAAACTCACGGGCGAGGGCAGCGAGTACTACCAGCAGGTCAGCCCGATCCTGCTGCGCCTGAGCGAGGTGGACGCCGAGGTGCGGGAGCGGGGCTCGGGCCTCCGCGGTCGAGTGCGTGTGGATGTGCACTCGTCGATGGCGAACGCACATCTGATTCCCCTCCTGGGCGAGTTCCGGGCACTTCACCCGCACATCCAGTTGATGGTGGGCGTCAGCGATCGGCCCATCAGCCTGGTGGAGGAGGCGGCGGACTGCGTCATCCGCCTGGGCAAGATCGCCGATGCCTCGTTGATCGCGCGGGTCATCTTCGAGGACCGGTTGATCACCTGCGCCAGCCCGGCCTACCTGTCGCGCAAGGGCACGCCGGCCGATCCACCCGCGCTCAAGACCGGGCACGAACTGGTGGGCTACTTCTCGGCGCTTACAGGCGAGAGGGTGCCGCTGGTTTTCCGGCGGGGCGACGCGCTGTACGAGTTCGAGACTGCCGACGTGATGTCGAATGACAGCACGGGCCATCTCAGTATGATTCTCGCGGGACTGGGGGTGGGCCAGGCCTACGGCTCGACGGTGCGCGCGCACCTCGAACAAGGCGTACTCGTGCCGGTGCTGCGGGATTGGGAAACCCATACCGCGCCGGTGTCGGTGCTCTACCCGCAGGCGCGCAAGCGCAACAAGCGCGTGCGAGTGTTCATCGACTGGCTGGTGGAGCGGCTCGCCCGCGAGCTTGCGTAG
- a CDS encoding restriction endonuclease, with amino-acid sequence MDWKRYERAIVEKFRREFPPPHFWVEPSGKDNYHFTGRHSGEKRQLDVAVFRRGADAPFLVVDAKRWRTPIDIGNVESFISFVDDVGAEIGVLITSSRFTKAAPRRAAGAPVSIQLEVVGAEEALAWDWLGLGRIIFPQDWAYHLHLGQALRSLEEGGSPDIISEALEEVPFEEWEAAVNFAIGQQLSEARLYLEWVATMHHDDGWRFNAARHLAEIGFLTESIRRRVIELEADPEARALITEL; translated from the coding sequence ATGGACTGGAAGCGATACGAGCGCGCAATTGTGGAGAAGTTTCGGCGCGAGTTCCCACCTCCACACTTCTGGGTCGAGCCTTCGGGGAAAGACAACTACCACTTCACCGGTCGCCACTCAGGTGAGAAGCGACAACTGGACGTTGCTGTGTTCCGACGAGGCGCGGACGCCCCATTCCTAGTGGTCGATGCAAAGCGTTGGCGGACGCCTATCGACATCGGGAATGTCGAGTCGTTCATCAGCTTCGTGGATGATGTCGGTGCGGAGATCGGAGTGCTTATAACCAGTTCTCGTTTCACGAAGGCAGCTCCGCGCCGAGCAGCAGGCGCACCCGTTTCGATCCAACTAGAAGTCGTCGGTGCGGAAGAGGCGCTGGCGTGGGATTGGTTGGGGCTGGGGCGGATAATCTTCCCGCAGGATTGGGCGTACCATCTGCATCTGGGCCAAGCTCTTCGCTCTCTTGAGGAGGGCGGGTCCCCCGACATAATCTCGGAAGCGTTGGAAGAGGTTCCATTTGAGGAATGGGAGGCTGCTGTCAATTTCGCAATTGGCCAGCAGCTGAGTGAAGCGCGGCTTTATCTTGAGTGGGTCGCGACGATGCATCACGACGACGGGTGGCGATTCAACGCTGCCCGTCACCTAGCGGAGATCGGCTTTCTTACTGAATCCATACGGAGGCGAGTTATAGAACTCGAAGCCGATCCCGAAGCCCGTGCGCTCATTACGGAATTATAG